In Hahella sp. HNIBRBA332, the genomic window TTGTCTCGCTCAAGTATTTTCGCCTGTCGCTGTATCCCCGTCCACCCGGCCAGAAGTGTGCTGGTCCTTGAACGGCTTCGGATTGACGCCAAACCACCTCTTAAAGGCCCGATGAAATGCTGCAGGTGAAGAAAAGCCCAGTAGGTAAGCGATCTCGCCAATCGTTAAGTCTGTGGCTTTGAGGTAGGTAGCCGCGACCTGTTTGCGAGTCTCGTCCAGAACTTGTTGAAATTGAACGCCTTCCTTTTTTAATCGCCTTTGTAGTGTCCACTCCGATAGACCCAGCTGTCTTGCTGTTTCAGTGAGCCCCACTTCGCGTCCTTGCAGCATGGGGGTGATAATCTGCTTGACCCGTTCAGTCAGACTGGTGGCTCCAACCAGGGTGGTGAGCTCCCGGTTGCAGATGCTGACGATTTCGCTATGTGTAGCCGGATTGGCGTAAATAGAAGGGAGAGTTAGCGCTTCTTTACGAAAAATCAGTGCGTTACGAGAGCGACCGAACTTAACGGGACAATTGAAAGCCAGTTGATAATGTTGAGCGTAAGGCGGCGCCTCAAATTCGATTTCCACTTCTTTCAGTAGCCGCTCCTGTCCGGTAATCCAGTGCGCCAGCGCGCTCCATCCGCTGAGCAGGCAATCCACCACGAAATAGTTGAACTCGTTATAAGGGCTGATGGAATAAAACTGGGCGACGCCACTTTCTTCTGTCAGATAAAACCGGCTGCTGCCGCGTTTGTTGACGCTGCTCAGGCTTTCATAGTGAATCCATAGCCGGATCGCCCGCTCAAGATTGGAGCTGGTCATGGCTGCATAGCCGGAAAGGCCCATATGGGTGATGCGCAGCGCTTGCCCCATGAATAATCCCAGTGCGGGCTGGTTGGCGGTGCTGATCAGGGCCTGCCCGATGCGCATGAAGCGGGATATGCTGATTCGCGCCTTGGGGGAGGCGAGAGTCTCCGTCGTAACGCCGTATTCGTTGAGGACCGGCATTGGGTCAACGTTAAGCCGGTGACAGGCTTCGCGCATTAATTCTACGAAATTGACGGATATGTCGCCGAGCTGCATACGG contains:
- a CDS encoding AraC family transcriptional regulator, producing MQLGDISVNFVELMREACHRLNVDPMPVLNEYGVTTETLASPKARISISRFMRIGQALISTANQPALGLFMGQALRITHMGLSGYAAMTSSNLERAIRLWIHYESLSSVNKRGSSRFYLTEESGVAQFYSISPYNEFNYFVVDCLLSGWSALAHWITGQERLLKEVEIEFEAPPYAQHYQLAFNCPVKFGRSRNALIFRKEALTLPSIYANPATHSEIVSICNRELTTLVGATSLTERVKQIITPMLQGREVGLTETARQLGLSEWTLQRRLKKEGVQFQQVLDETRKQVAATYLKATDLTIGEIAYLLGFSSPAAFHRAFKRWFGVNPKPFKDQHTSGRVDGDTATGENT